The nucleotide sequence GGCGAGGATAGAGGATATCTTATAGATACCGGCAATCTTTACTGGAAAAAATACTCATTATACGGAATGGGGAAAGTCTATCCAATCGTCGTGACCCGTGGAGCAAAGGAAGTCGCAAAAGCATTTTTAAGATTACAGTAAGTTTAGAAAAGTTACCAGATTTAGATTGACATTAGCAGAGTGTAAAATTAAATTCGAAGGCTTTAAAATATAGAGGGTGATAATATTATGTTTAGAAAAACAACTATCAGATTCATTATAATAGGAATATTACTGCTACTGGCTTCATATTCCCTTTACTGGACGATTGCCTACCATACGATGGATGAATCTAAAAAGGAAAAACTACAGGCAGAAGGAAAACTGGACAAGTTCATAGATCGATCAATGAAAATGGGACTTGATCTACAGGGTGGGATGCACATTGTTCTTGAATTGAATCTGCCAAAATTGATTGAAAGCATTGCTACCAATAAAACACCTGAATTCTATGACGCATTAAATAAGGCAACTGAGGAATACAAAGCAACAGAAAGAGATTTCTTTGACATACTTTTGAATAAAGCCAACGAGAAAAATTTAAGGCTTATTAGGCATTTTACAAACAGAGGTTTCAAGAACAACGAAATCATAGATAACCTCAGAAATGAAGCAAAAGATGCTGTATCAAGAGCCCTCGAAATTATTCGTAATCGTGTTGACCAGTTTGGGGTATCAGAACCGACAATTCAAAGAGCGGGGCAATACAGGATAATTGTCGAACTTGCCGGAGTTCAGGATCCCGAAAGAGCAAGAAAGATTATACAGAGCACTGCACTCCTTGAATTTTATTTATTAAAAGATCCCTCTATCACTCAAAAATTCATCGAAGCCGTCGATAACTATTTAAAAACAGGGAAAAAAGAAGATGTATCCATAGATACATCAAAAGCAATAGATACTACGGAAATTGAATTAAAAGAGGCAAAGGAAAAAGCTATCTCTGTCTCGGAACTGCTCGGAAAAACACCACTTGCTGAAGAAACCCTAACCGATACAGCAGACACAACTGTCATTGTTGATCAGGAGCTGCTCGGTGAGAGACCTTTCTCATCTCTCTTAAGAAATGTCGGAGGTATGATTGGTGTACCTGAGAAAAACGTCCCTGTAGTTAAAAGAATTCTTAGCGATCCAGAAGTGCAAAAATTATTACCATACGATTCAAAAATTTTGTGGTCTGCAAAACCCGAAAGACTGACTCTTGCAGATGGTACCACTTCTAATTTTTATCTACTTTATCACGTTGATCGGGAAGCAGCAATGCAGGGCAAATACATTACCGATGCCAGAGCAACTATCGGAGGAAGCGGTACACAAACCGCAGGGCAACCTGTAGTAAATCTAAACATGAATTCTGAAGGGGCAAGAATCTGGGCAAGAGTTACTGGATCAAATATTGGTAAGAGATTGGCAATAGTGCTCGATGATAAGGTTTATATCGCACCTGTCATTAGGACAAAAATAGCAAATGGTGCATCTGTCATTGAAGGTCTCGAAGGTATGAATGAGGCAAAGGACATAGCAATCGTATTAAGGGCCGGTGCACTTCCAGCTCCTGTTGATATAATTGAGGAAAGGACTGTTGGACCATCCTTAGGGCGTGATTCGATTAATATGGGTGTAAAACTTGGTATAATTGCCTTTGTAATAGTAATAATTTTTATGACTTTTTATTATAAACTTTCTGGGCTCTTAGCAGACCTGGCATTGCTTTTAAACCTCGTCTTTGTACTTGCTATTATGAGCGCTTTCAAAGCCACTCTGACATTTCCTGGTATAGCTGGTTTGATACTGACTGTAGGAATGGCTGTAGATGCAAATGTACTAATATTTGAAAGAATAAGAGAAGAGCTCGATAGAGGTAAGACAGTAAGATCTGCAATAGACAGCGGCTATGCCAGAGCCCTCTCTGCAATATTGGATGCCAATATTACGACACTACTTACTGCTCTTATTCTAATGCAATTCGGAACAGGCCCGATCAAAGGATTCGCAGTAACACTATTTTGGGGTATACTATCTAGCTTATTCACCGCGATATTCGTAACCAGAACTATATTTAATTATATAACCGAGAAAAGAGTGTTAAAATCATTAAGCATATAAAGTAGGGATAAATATGAGATTATTAAAAACTACCAATATCAACTTTTTAAAATACAGTCGAATTGCCGCTATCATTTCTCTTTCATTCCTAACAATCTCTGTCATTTCAGTTTTCTTCGTGCGTGGGTTGAACTATGGAATTGATTTCAAAGGTGGAGTGCTGGTTCAGGTACGATTTGAAAATCCAATAACAACTGCAGAAATAAGATCGATTTTTTCTGAAAACAATCTTGGAGATGCAATAATTCAAAAATCAAATGAAACAAATGAATTTATCATAAGGCTTGAGAAACCACAAGGCTCAGAAAATATAAGAGAAAAGATATCGGAAATTTTATCGAAAATAGAAAATAATAAGTTTGAAATACGAAAAGCTGACCAGGTAGGTCCGAAAATTGGAAAAGAGCTCAGAAAAAAGGCTTTACTGGCAATAATCTCAGCTCTTTTCGTAATTGGGGTATATATTACGATTAGATTCCAGGTAAGATATGCAATAGGTGCCGTCGTTGCTCTTGCGCATGATGTACTTTTTACGCTCGGTATTTTCTCTCTGACACAGCTGGAAATTTCACTATCAACAGTGGCAGCATTCCTCACAATTGTTGGATATTCTCTAAATGATACAATTGTAATTTATGACCGAATACGCGAAAACATTAGACTCTTAAAACGTGAAACACTTCCAAATGTTATAAATAAAAGTTTAAACGACACGTTAAGCAGAACAATTATAACTTCATTTACAACATTTATTGCGGTCTTTGTTCTATCCTTCGCGCCTGGTGAGATAAAAGTATTTTCAATAGCGATGATATGTGGAGTCATGGTTGGTACATATTCTTCGATATATATTGCCTCACCAGTTGTTATCTATTTTTATAACAGATTTAAAGCGAAGAAAAGAAAGTAATAATGCCAGTAACAGCCGTTATCGGTGGACAGTGGGGTGATGAGGGTAAAGGAAAGATTATTGATTATCTCTCCTGTGACGCAGATATAGTTGCAAGGTTTCAGGGTGGCTCAAACGCCGGTCATACAATACAAATTAAAGATAAAGAGATAATTCTTCACCAGATCCCCAGTGGTATCCTTAGAAAGAGCATTACATGTATCCTCGGAAACGGTATGGTAATCGATCCTGTCAATCTCGTTAGAGAAATAAAAGATGTTGAAACTATTGGTATAAATACAACAGGAAGATTATTCCTTTCTTTAAATGCTCATATAGTCACTCCTATACATAAATTTCTGGATGCATATTGGGAAAATAAGGCAGGTAACAGAGCAATTGGCACAACAAAAAGGGGCATTGGCCCAGCCTATACCGATAAAATCAAGAGATGTGGAATTAGGGTGAGAGATCTGAAAAACAGGGAAAATCTAAGGGAAAAGGTCCAGAACCAGCTGGATTATTTAAAACTATTAGATAATATTTCCAACGAGGATATAGAGGGTATTCAAAAAGAACTTGAGCCGTTTTTTGAAAGCTGTGAACAGATAAAACACCTTGCAGCTGATACATTTAGTATTATTCATAAACACATTGAAAATGGGAGTAACATTTTACTTGAAGGTGCTCAGGGCACACTTCTTGATATAGACCATGGCTCCTATCCTTTTGTAACTTCTTCAAACACAATATCGGGAAATATTTGTGCAGGACTTGGAATCTCGCCAAAGGATATTGACAAAATTATAGGAGTATTTAAGGCTTATAACACAAGGGTTGGTGCTGGTCCATTTCCCACAGAGCAGTTAAATGAATACGGGGAATATTTACAGCAAAAAGGCTACGAATTCGGAGCCACTACAAGAAGGAAACGTCGGTGCGGATGGTTCGATGCTGAACTAGCAAGATTTGCCGTTAAAGTTAATGGGGTTGATTACATCGCTTTAACAAAACTGGATGTGCTCGATGAACTTGATGAAATAAAAATATGTACCCACTATGAAAATGGTCGATACCCTGAGGTCTATTTAGAAGATGCCAAACCAGTATATATCTCACTTCCTGGGTGGAAAAAGTCCATTAAGCAAATAAAAGAGTTTGATAAACTACCAGCAGAGACAATAAATTACATAAAAAAGATAGAAGAACTGCTATCAGTTCCAATTAAAATAGTTTCGACCGGTAAAGAGAGAGAAGAGATAATTTTTATCGATTAATAAGTAGGATTTTAGGATAAATAAACCTAAAAAATGGAGACTAATTATACCTTGCTCAAGCTTTTTAAAATATTTAAATTTGCTTCGCTTTTTAATGGAGCCGTAGTTCAACCGGTTAGAGCGCCGGCCTGTCACGCCGGAGGTTGCGGGTTCGAGCCCCGTCGGCTCCGCTATTTCTTAAGTGAATATCCTTAACACTATACGTATATATTATACCCCAAAAAATAAACACACCGGAGGTTGCGGGTTCTCCCTTAGGGATCTCTTCGAGAGAGCCCCGTCGGCTCCGCTATTTCTTAAATGAATATCCTTAACACTATACGTATATATTATACCTTAAAAAATAACCACACCGGAGGTTGCGGGTTCTCCCATAGGGATCTCTTCGAGAGAGCCCCGTCGGCTCCGCTAAGACAATAACAATAACATTACCCAAAGCTAATAGATATAAATATCATAGGTTGTAGTCCTTTAAAAGAAGCTGATACTTCCAATCCGTAAAACTCTTGTAAATGCTCTTGTATATCACGAACAATCCCTTTCGCGTATAAAGAAAGAATCTTGCCCTCCAATTCACTAAATTCTCGCTGATATTTGGGTATCAAAACTGGCTCAAATTCTCCGTGCCTATCCCGTTGAACTTCAATGTCAACCTTGCCAAATTCACTTTTCGGCTGCTCGCTGCTGCTACCATTACGATAATTCGTCGTTTTGTTACCTCACTTATTGTAAGTTCATAACCTAAAATTATATATAAGTTCCTCCTGTAAAAGCTGATCAATAAGTTTCTTTACCAGTCTCTTAATAAGACCATTTTTACCCACTAAATCATCAATTGTTCTAAAATCTCTTAAATTACTCTCAAGTTGATCAATAATAGCTCTCTCCAACTTCATTTTCCATGCCCCCGTTAACTATGTTTAATCATATAATTCCGGAAGGTATTTACATAAGTTAAAAATGTCGATGTGAGTGTCTTTTAAAATCCCATTGAGAAATCTCTCCTTCTTTTTTCAGTTTACATAAGATTCTTGACACTTCCTCAGATAGGGTATCTTCCTTTAGTTGCATTCCGGTACCCTCAATTTATCTAAAAGCCCATGATAATTTGTTGACTAAACTTGTCCCTATAAAAGTCAAACCTATGAACTTAAACAAGTTTTCTATATAAAGCTCTCTGATAACTAAGATAAATTCTAATGTAATACACAATTTTTCCAGTAAATCTCAAAAGGGAGGACCCTCTTTTACAATTCTCTCTTTCAAACCTGTAACATCTCCTTCCACTATTTTTCTCTACCCTATCAATCTCTCGTCTGTTACCCTCTTAATCATTCTTATCTCTATCAATTCTCCTAACCTTCTCAACAGTATACCATTTGAATGAACTGTACAGAAAATTAGTTAAACATATTATATAGAAGCAGAAGTCTAAAATTTAAGTTTATTAAATGATGAATATAATTGTTATAAGATAAATTGTAAATATTATGTTTAAGTATATATAATTTACGATATAACCTATTCACTAAATTCAATCACATCAGCACAAACCTTAAGTTTTAAGCGAGTATATACTCCTAAATTCAATATATCAGTATCATATCGGACATTTGTTAGCGCTAACTTTTGATTTATAATAGGGCCATACTTTTTTTCATAATTTTTCCAAAGGTTATTGATAGCTGTAGTATATAATGACCCAATGTCTCCCATCCCAATCAATCCAAGACACTCTGTTATTGCTCCAATGGAATAGCTCACACCTATAATATAACTTATTTCTGCTTCTCCCCCGACATTAACTGCCTTTATTTTAAAATTTGGTTTACTAAGTTCAACATGGGTCTGATTCATGGTTACATACATCCCTGTACTCGAACATCCTGAAAATATCACAAGTACAAACATAATAAAGATAGCAATAAATAGTTTTTTCTTAACCATAGCGAACTCCTCTTTTTTAATAATAAAATTTTCCCAACTCTAATTATCTTTCACTTTACTGACATATATTAATTTATAATTGTAATATTTTTTACCAACAAAAAAATTAAGTCATGTCAAAAATGTTGTGTAAATTCACCCGCCTCATCACTAAGCATGCGGTGTAATCGTAATGGAACATAGTGGAATGAAGATTACACTGCATTATAAGGAAGGTGCCCCAATTTTTGAGTAAATGGGATAAATAAAATATCTTTCTTACTTTTTCTGACTTTTGTAAATACCTCCTTTGAGTTATGTTTAACCGTTTAACAAACGAAGGTATTTATCATTAAACTAGAGAAAGCCATCATCAAGAAACTGGAAAAGGACCTGGAAACTGTCAAAACTATTTTCAACCTTCTTGCCCCGAATCCAGTCCCGATTAGGGATCCTACGGATTATCTTTCTTAACTTCACTATTAACTCATTCTTTCCCTGTGAGAGTTTGTTTCTGATAAGATTTGGGGCTTTGAGGTAAATCTCTTAAACCAGAAAGTCCCATATATTGATATCTTTTCACCCACTTCAGCACAGTTTTTACATTTACACCGAACTCACAGGCTGTTTTTCTGTATGATCTGATTTTATAGTATCTTTTTCCGCGGGAAACCCTTGGGCAACAATTTTCCCTCTGAAATTGTATAATATTTTCTCCCACAGGGATCATTGGGATTGTCTTTTAGTTTGTTATTTGCTATGATACTATCCGTAGGAGCCCTAATCGGGATAGGTCATGTTTTTTCTCCTTATCTGTGATTCCTTTTTCAATAATCTCACAGAGCATAGTCTGTCTACGGGCTATGTTCTCATCACTCATTACCCTTAATTTAATCAATTCTACTGTACCACCATGTGTATGAACTTTCCCAACCCAATAGTTATTTTAAATTGATAATTTTAAAAAATTTAACCAAATTTGATGTTCAGTAAACTAATGTGATAGGGTAAAGCAGAAATGAAAAATCTAATATTTAAGTCTACAATATCTGTGTTGCTTCTTGTCATATACGTTTTCCAACACCAATACTGTGAAAATAGTATGAGGAAGTTCAATCCAGAGAAAGATTTGTTGTCGCTTCACTACGACCACGCACCCGATAAAGATGATGGTCAAAGTGCGGCAGCAGATCGAACAATACTGCAATCTATGTTCGGAAAAGAGTGGATAAAAAAGCATGTTGTTCCCGTTTCTGGAACATATGGTAAGAATGCGGAAATGTTCAATATACAGTCTAATGTTGTAATGGATGCAGTTTGGAATGACTGTGGTGGATGGCTAGCGGGGCACGATAATCGCAAAAAAGTAATTGCCCAACTGGTAGAACGTTGGGCAAAAATACTAAAAGCTGGCGGGGATGTATGGGTAAAGGAAGGAGGACAATCAGATATCACTGCAGAGGTCGTTCGAAGAATCCGTAAACTGGCACCAGAGATAAACACAAAAAGACGAATACATGTTGTACAACATTCAAGCTGGAATGAGGAGCAGACTACTGATTCTGCTCTTGCCTACGTAAGAGAATATACCAATTATATCAGAATTGATGATGCAAATGCTTACCTGAATATCAAAGGAGGTGATGAAGCTTTTGTAAAGACTGCTTGTAAAAATCCGAACTTCGGTAAAATATGGGAAGCAGCATTCGAATACTACAATCCTAAAGAAAGGCTTGATTTCTCAGATACAGGGGAACTTATGTATATACTTGGACTTGGGAAAATCGAAATAGACGAATTTAGAAGTCGATTTCTGTGTAACGATGACAGTAGTTTCTAATAATAAAAATACAGCTAATAGCCGATGAATCTGATTAAGATTATTGAATTAAGAGTACATAGATCGAGTTAAGTCAAAAATGTTGTGTAAATTCACCCACCTCATCACTAAGCATGCGGTGTAATCGTAATGGAACATAGTGGAATGAAGATTACACTGCATCACAAACCTCCAGCTTCATATTTAATATTTCGTCAAATTTGCTATCTCCCACGTTCAAATACCTTCTTCCACTCTGCCAATGCTCACTATACTCCATGCATATCATCCCCACTAACCTCAAACAGGATTTATCATTAGGAAATATCCTGACAACTCTCGTTCTCCTCTTTATCTCCTGGTTTAATCTCTCTAACATATTTGTACTTTTCATCCTTATACGATCCCTCTCACTTATCCCATATACTCCAAAACAATAATCTATCTCTTCATCTACCCATTCTGCTATGCGATACCTTCCATCTCTCTCTAACTTCTCTATCAATAAAGACTTCCTTCGCTGTGCCTCATCTATATCTGGTGCCCTGAATACATCCTCTAACCAACATATATATCTCTTTACCTCCCTTCGTGAAAATTTGCTTACGAAATTTCTTATGAAATGTGTCTGACACCTCTGCCAGATTATACCAGGGAAACTTCTACTTATCGCAACTGACTATATAGATTACTCCCTCAAAATATAACCCCGATAGTGCTAATAGCAATGCCTCCTCATTTTGCTAATATCGACTGAATAATTCCGTAGAAAAATTACCCCTAGGGAGATGTGAAATTAGTGAAGTCAGTATTTTGTTTTTTCACTTTTGAAGAATTACCACAAAATCCTTTGAAGGCATAAAATTGTGTTTTTCCCATAAATATATTTTGAAATTTCCTTTAGCAAATATCGTATCTGGATCGAAAGAAAAACTTCTTATGTTTACATTTTTGCTAATAATAAGTCTATATATAGCTTCCAATAAAGGTTTATTCCATTTTGCTGTTGTGGTAAGGTAATAATGCAGAGTGTCAGACTGGATTTTCTGAGAGTATTCAATATAATAAATTGATGTATCGCACGGTTCTATCGATAAAGGGAATAAAATACCACCTTTATTTCTTGTAGTTACCTTAACATATTTTTTCTCTTTTAAATTGAATACTGTGATACTTTCTCTGATTGTGCTTTTTAAAAAGTCCTTAATGGGGAAGAAAAGTAATGTCATTGCAGGTCTTGAGGAATTATTAGAAAAGTAATACTCTCCTTTTACATGCAGCGTATCTCCAACTAATATAAAACTTATGTCTTCCTTGAAAAAGTCAATACTCTGGGAATAGACACAAGGTGTAATTTGAAAGATGATGATAAATACTGGAATTATAAAGCGCATTGAAATTATTTCAGAAAGACAATTGAACCCCTATAAAAAATCTTGTTTTCATAACTGATTGTGTAGTAATAAACTCCCGAATTAACAGTCTTCCCGATCTCATTTTTACCATCCCAGGTTAGATAATGCCTATATCTTATTTGGATTGTTTTTACCAGTTGACCAAGAGAGTTATATATAGACAGTTTGCCTTCACCATTTTTGAATCCTTGTGGCATAGAGATATAAAAATTAACTATTGAATTAAAGGGGTTAGGATAAGCAATAGACTTTATTTGAAAATTTTGCTGGTTAGGGAACTTACCTCTACGGAGTTGCCTTCTTTAAGGTATATATTACATTCTACCGTAGAATCAGGGTAGGTATGGATGCTTAGTGGTTCAATTGGTATATTATAGATGCTATCATTCATAGCGTGGATAAAAGAGAAATACGCTTTTCCGGCAATTATTCTAGTAACATAACTTTTGTCTTCTCTGAGGTGAATAGGTGTGTCCAGTTTGTAATTCCCAGAAGAGATGGTATCACCATTTTTATCGATTATGAATCCAGTCATTGTAGCAAGAGTTCCAAGTGTATCATTAAAAGAGCCAATAGTTGGAGTTTTATCATAGCAGATACATTCCATTCCACTGGCAGGTGAAGTATAATAACTGCTTATAGAATATCCATCTGGAGGACTTCCAATTAAAGATTTTTCTGTTCCCCAGTTTACGAAGACAGTATAGTGAAAAGGTGGTTCTAGTGATATTTTTACACTACCACTATCTGGAATCAATTTTATTGTATCGCCAAAGTCCTCTGAGTGAAGAATATACAAATATATCAAATATTTTTCATCGTATTCATATATAGAGGTATCGCAATAAATAAATTTTTCTCTATTGAGTGGGAACAGTGCTGATTTTTGACCGTTGCTTATGTAAATTGTGTCCGGGAAATAGTCCACATTGAGTTCAGCTATGCGCCCATAAAGTATTTCTGTATCCCATGAACCACTTCCTCTAAAAAAGATTTCATTAATGGAGTAAAAATCGAAAGGAATGGGATTAGAAAATACTATGATGTACATACTTAAAATAAGTATTAGTATTGACTTCCTCTTCATTTCTTTATCCTCCAATCCTTAGTTAATTATATAAAAAATACTATTTAAAATCAATAAATAAACAAGACCAATAAAAATTATTCTATTAAAATTGCTAAGTAGAGATAAAAAGGTGAACAATTTTGTTCTATTTTTAACTTGGACTTTTGTAATATTTCATTATATGTCTTAACCTATCCTAAAGAAAAGCATAAATTTTATAATTTGATAAAATTGTAAATCTGGCCACTTCTTTTAATCCTGGCTTAAACCAAATAGTTAGCTTTCGAATAAACATGTTCATGGCATGAGCAAGAATAACATCATTAATGAAATCACTTGTAATGAATATGACTTTCTATGAAGAAATGTACCTACTTATTCGTTTCTTACATAATGGGTAACCTTACATTAGTTAATATCAACAAAGGAGTGCAATATATTTCCTAAAATGCATATCCTCATCCTTTTATGTATGTCCTTTGATAAGGTCTATATCCTATGATTTTATATCTCTGCTTAATTAGTTCATTTCCTAAGCATTCTTCCAGAATCTCGATTAATCTTGGTCTAATTTTAGAAAATACTTGCATAATAAAATCTCTAAAAGTTAGGTTTTCTATGAAAGTTTTAAATTGCATAGGTACTTACTTCATG is from Candidatus Neomarinimicrobiota bacterium and encodes:
- the secD gene encoding protein translocase subunit SecD — encoded protein: MFRKTTIRFIIIGILLLLASYSLYWTIAYHTMDESKKEKLQAEGKLDKFIDRSMKMGLDLQGGMHIVLELNLPKLIESIATNKTPEFYDALNKATEEYKATERDFFDILLNKANEKNLRLIRHFTNRGFKNNEIIDNLRNEAKDAVSRALEIIRNRVDQFGVSEPTIQRAGQYRIIVELAGVQDPERARKIIQSTALLEFYLLKDPSITQKFIEAVDNYLKTGKKEDVSIDTSKAIDTTEIELKEAKEKAISVSELLGKTPLAEETLTDTADTTVIVDQELLGERPFSSLLRNVGGMIGVPEKNVPVVKRILSDPEVQKLLPYDSKILWSAKPERLTLADGTTSNFYLLYHVDREAAMQGKYITDARATIGGSGTQTAGQPVVNLNMNSEGARIWARVTGSNIGKRLAIVLDDKVYIAPVIRTKIANGASVIEGLEGMNEAKDIAIVLRAGALPAPVDIIEERTVGPSLGRDSINMGVKLGIIAFVIVIIFMTFYYKLSGLLADLALLLNLVFVLAIMSAFKATLTFPGIAGLILTVGMAVDANVLIFERIREELDRGKTVRSAIDSGYARALSAILDANITTLLTALILMQFGTGPIKGFAVTLFWGILSSLFTAIFVTRTIFNYITEKRVLKSLSI
- the secF gene encoding protein translocase subunit SecF encodes the protein MRLLKTTNINFLKYSRIAAIISLSFLTISVISVFFVRGLNYGIDFKGGVLVQVRFENPITTAEIRSIFSENNLGDAIIQKSNETNEFIIRLEKPQGSENIREKISEILSKIENNKFEIRKADQVGPKIGKELRKKALLAIISALFVIGVYITIRFQVRYAIGAVVALAHDVLFTLGIFSLTQLEISLSTVAAFLTIVGYSLNDTIVIYDRIRENIRLLKRETLPNVINKSLNDTLSRTIITSFTTFIAVFVLSFAPGEIKVFSIAMICGVMVGTYSSIYIASPVVIYFYNRFKAKKRK
- a CDS encoding adenylosuccinate synthase, with the protein product MPVTAVIGGQWGDEGKGKIIDYLSCDADIVARFQGGSNAGHTIQIKDKEIILHQIPSGILRKSITCILGNGMVIDPVNLVREIKDVETIGINTTGRLFLSLNAHIVTPIHKFLDAYWENKAGNRAIGTTKRGIGPAYTDKIKRCGIRVRDLKNRENLREKVQNQLDYLKLLDNISNEDIEGIQKELEPFFESCEQIKHLAADTFSIIHKHIENGSNILLEGAQGTLLDIDHGSYPFVTSSNTISGNICAGLGISPKDIDKIIGVFKAYNTRVGAGPFPTEQLNEYGEYLQQKGYEFGATTRRKRRCGWFDAELARFAVKVNGVDYIALTKLDVLDELDEIKICTHYENGRYPEVYLEDAKPVYISLPGWKKSIKQIKEFDKLPAETINYIKKIEELLSVPIKIVSTGKEREEIIFID
- a CDS encoding helix-turn-helix domain-containing protein, encoding MGENIIQFQRENCCPRVSRGKRYYKIRSYRKTACEFGVNVKTVLKWVKRYQYMGLSGLRDLPQSPKSYQKQTLTGKE
- a CDS encoding transposase — protein: MSRSFPGIIWQRCQTHFIRNFVSKFSRREVKRYICWLEDVFRAPDIDEAQRRKSLLIEKLERDGRYRIAEWVDEEIDYCFGVYGISERDRIRMKSTNMLERLNQEIKRRTRVVRIFPNDKSCLRLVGMICMEYSEHWQSGRRYLNVGDSKFDEILNMKLEVCDAV
- a CDS encoding DUF4424 family protein, whose translation is MRFIIPVFIIIFQITPCVYSQSIDFFKEDISFILVGDTLHVKGEYYFSNNSSRPAMTLLFFPIKDFLKSTIRESITVFNLKEKKYVKVTTRNKGGILFPLSIEPCDTSIYYIEYSQKIQSDTLHYYLTTTAKWNKPLLEAIYRLIISKNVNIRSFSFDPDTIFAKGNFKIYLWEKHNFMPSKDFVVILQK
- a CDS encoding gliding motility-associated C-terminal domain-containing protein: MPQGFKNGEGKLSIYNSLGQLVKTIQIRYRHYLTWDGKNEIGKTVNSGVYYYTISYENKIFYRGSIVFLK